A region of Lycium barbarum isolate Lr01 chromosome 1, ASM1917538v2, whole genome shotgun sequence DNA encodes the following proteins:
- the LOC132638162 gene encoding probable LRR receptor-like serine/threonine-protein kinase IRK — protein sequence MKNAFLCEMRKVFGTVILLCVLFPIFVKALNLSFNDDILGLMVFKADVKDPQGKLASWNEEDDSPCYWNGIKCNPRSNRVSQIVLDGFGLSGKISRGLIRLQFLRKLSLAKNNFTGSISVSIVGLANLRVLDLSENNLFGTIPGDLFEQCGGLRSISLAKNKFSGGIPESLTLCVALGSLNLSSNQFSGLLPSGIWSLNGLRSLDLSDNLLDGEIPAGIEGMYNLRGINVSKNHFKGEVPDGIGSCLLLRSIDLSENSLSGELPKTMHMLSLCNELVLKHNEFFGAIPEWIGEMKSLEILDLSVNNFSGQFPSSVGKLQSLKLLNVSRNAISGNLPKHMNSCVNLMTLDVSHNSLTGDLPHWVFKLGLRQLLFSENKLSGGLKNAFASSLDNSRQKLLALDISSNELAGEIPFAIGDFNSLLSLNLSRNSLVGTIPKTVGQLKSLDVLDLSENQLNGSIPVELGGAYSLRELKLETNALTGEIPTSIGNCSTLLSLSLSHNGLTGPVPATLAKLTNLQNVDLSFNKLTGILPKQLVNLGHLESFNISHNQLKGELPSGGFFNTISPYSVSANPSLCGAAANRSCLTVLPKPIVLNPNSTDSIPGTTVPASLGHEKKILSISALIAIGAAAVIVVGVIAITVLNLRVRSATSRPAAPVTFSGGDDFSPSHSSDANSGKLVMFSGEFDFSTGSHALLNKDCELGRGGFGAVYRTVLADGVPVAIKKLTVSGLVKSQGDFEKEVKKLGKIHHPNVVALQGYYWTASLQLLIYEFVTGGNLYEHIHEGSSKNLFSWNERFNVILGTAKGLANLHQLNIIHYNLKSSNILIDSSGDPKVADYGLARLLPMLDRYVLSSKIQSALGYMAPEFACKTVKITEKCDVYGFGVLVLEIVAGKKPVEYMEDDVMVLCDVVRGALEEGKVEECVDRRLHGKFPAEEAIPVMKLGLICTSQVPSNRPDMAEVVNMLEMIRCPLD from the exons ATGAAAAACGCATTTCTTTGTGAAATGAGGAAGGTTTTTGGTACAGTAATATTATTGTGTGTTTTATTTCCCATTTTTGTTAAAGCATTGAACTTATCTTTCAATGATGATATACTGGGGTTAATGGTATTTAAGGCTGATGTTAAAGATCCACAAGGAAAGTTAGCATCTTGGAATGAAGAAGATGATAGTCCCTGTTATTGGAATGGAATTAAATGTAACCCAAGATCTAATAGAGTGTCTCAAATTGTTCTTGATGGATTTGGTCTTTCAGGTAAGATTAGTAGAGGTCTTATAAGGTTACAGTTTCTTCGTAAGCTTTCGCTTGCCAAGAACAACTTTACAGGTAGTATAAGTGTGAGTATTGTTGGTCTTGCTAATCTGAGGGTACTTGACTTGAGTGAGAATAACTTATTTGGGACGATACCAGGTGATTTGTTTGAACAATGTGGGGGTTTAAGATCAATTTCCTTGGCCAAGAACAAGTTTTCGGGGGGAATTCCTGAAAGTTTGACGTTATGTGTGGCTTTGGGGTCTTTAAACTTGTCGTCGAATCAGTTTTCGGGGTTGTTGCCTTCTGGAATTTGGTCTTTGAATGGGTTAAGGTCACTTGATCTGTCAGATAATTTGCTGGATGGTGAAATTCCAGCAGGCATTGAAGGTATGTATAATTTGAGAGGTATAAATGTGAGTAAAAATCATTTTAAAGGTGAGGTTCCAGATGGAATTGGAAGTTGTTTGCTTTTGAGGTCAATTGATTTGAGTGAGAATTCTCTCTCTGGAGAACTACCAAAAACAATGCATATGCTTAGTTTGTGTAATGAATTGGTATTGAAACACAATGAATTTTTTGGTGCTATACCAGAATGGATTGGAGAAATGAAAAGCCTTGAGATTCTTGATCTTTCTGTGAACAATTTCTCTGGTCAGTTCCCGTCTTCTGTTGGGAAGCTTCAATCACTCAAATTACTGAACGTTTCGCGAAATGCTATTTCTGGGAATTTGCCCAAGCACATGAACAGTTGTGTTAATCTTATGACATTGGATGTTAGTCACAACTCTTTGACCGGTGATCTTCCTCATTGGGTATTCAAATTAGGATTGAGACAACTTTTGTTTTCTGAGAATAAATTAAGTGGGGGATTGAAGAATGCTTTTGCTTCTTCACTGGACAATTCACGTCAAAAGCTTCTAGCTCTCGATATCTCTAGCAATGAGTTAGCTGGTGAAATTCCATTTGCTATTGGTGATTTTAACAGCTTGCTGTCCTTGAATTTATCTAGAAATTCACTTGTAGGCACCATTCCTAAGACTGTTGGTCAGCTGAAGTCACTGGATGTTCTTGACTTAAGCGAGAATCAGTTAAATGGTAGTATCCCTGTGGAGCTTGGAGGAGCCTATTCTCTCAGGGAACTGAAGTTGGAGACGAACGCATTGACAGGAGAAATTCCTACTTCTATTGGAAACTGTTCTACACTCTTGTCCTT GTCTCTATCACATAATGGTTTAACTGGCCCTGTACCTGCAACCCTAGCTAAACTAACTAACCTACAAAATGTTGACCTGTCCTTTAACAAATTAACCGGAATCTTACCAAAGCAGTTGGTAAATCTTGGTCACCTCGAGTCGTTCAACATCTCACACAACCAGCTAAAGGGAGAACTGCCTTCTGGTGGTTTTTTCAACACTATTTCTCCTTATTCAGTGTCAGCCAATCCGTCTCTTTGTGGGGCTGCTGCTAATAGGTCTTGTCTAACTGTCCTTCCCAAGCCGATTGTTCTGAATCCCAACTCCACAGATTCTATTCCTGGTACTACTGTCCCTGCGAGTTTGGGCCACGAGAAGAAAATCCTAAGCATCTCTGCCCTTATTGCCATTGGTGCAGCtgctgttattgttgttggtgttattgCCATTACTGTGCTAAATCTTCGCGTACGGTCTGCAACATCTCGCCCTGCTGCCCCCGTTACGTTTTCTGGTGGGGATGACTTTAGCCCTTCACACAGTTCAGATGCAAATTCCGGTAAGCTTGTCATGTTTTCAGGCGAATTTGACTTCAGCACAGGGTCACATGCTCTACTTAACAAGGATTGTGAGCTCGGACGTGGTGGTTTTGGAGCTGTTTATCGCACTGTCCTCGCAGATGGGGTGCCAGTTGCCATTAAGAAGCTTACTGTCTCCGGTCTTGTTAAGTCTCAAGGAGACTTCGAAAAGGAGGTTAAGAAATTGGGAAAAATCCATCACCCTAATGTTGTGGCTCTTCAAGGTTATTATTGGACAGCATCACTACAGCTACTTATATATGAATTCGTAACTGGTGGAAATTTGTATGAGCATATCCATGAAGGTTCTAGTAAAAACTTGTTCTCATGGAATGAGCGGTTCAACGTGATTCTTGGTACAGCAAAAGGCTTGGCTAACTTACATCAGCTGAACATAATTCACTATAACCTCAAATCCAGCAATATCTTGATCGATAGCTCTGGTGATCCTAAAGTTGCGGATTATGGGTTAGCGAGGTTGTTACCGATGTTAGATCGATACGTTTTGAGTAGCAAAATTCAAAGTGCTCTTGGTTACATGGCACCTGAATTCGCATGCAAGACTGTGAAGATAACTGAGAAGTGCGATGTGTATGGATTTGGAGTTCTTGTTCTGGAGATAGTCGCTGGAAAGAAGCCCGTTGAATACATGGAGGACGACGTTATGGTATTGTGTGACGTAGTAAGGGGCGCATTGGAAGAAGGAAAGGTGGAAGAATGTGTTGACAGGAGGCTGCATGGAAAATTTCCTGCCGAGGAAGCGATTCCTGTGATGAAGTTAGGTTTAATCTGCACATCACAAGTTCCTTCTAACAGGCCTGATATGGCAGAAGTGGTTAACATGTTGGAGATGATCAGATGTCCATTAGACTGA